The following proteins are co-located in the Microvirga ossetica genome:
- a CDS encoding type II toxin-antitoxin system death-on-curing family toxin, giving the protein MLLKHAESLRLFGGADGLRDEGMLDSARARPVNAWSYRGEAGIAQLAAAYAFGLSKNHPFIDGNKRAAFIACVGFLKLNGLNLVASQLEAYRTMIDLAAGAMSEEEFAAWIQANIEARPAL; this is encoded by the coding sequence TTGCTGCTCAAGCATGCCGAATCCCTTCGTCTCTTCGGCGGAGCGGACGGACTTCGCGACGAGGGGATGCTGGATTCGGCGCGGGCACGGCCGGTCAACGCGTGGTCGTATCGGGGTGAGGCGGGCATCGCGCAATTGGCGGCGGCCTATGCCTTCGGCCTGAGCAAAAATCATCCCTTCATCGATGGCAACAAGCGCGCGGCGTTCATCGCCTGTGTCGGCTTCTTGAAGCTGAACGGCCTCAATCTTGTGGCGTCTCAGCTCGAAGCGTACCGAACGATGATCGATCTTGCAGCCGGCGCCATGAGCGAAGAGGAGTTTGCGGCGTGGATCCAGGCAAACATCGAAGCACGGCCGGCCCTATGA
- a CDS encoding dihydrofolate reductase, producing MTLPLILVVAVAENGVIGRDNQLLWRLKTDLGRFRRLTMGKPMIMGRKTFQSIGKPLPGRETIVLTRDAGFAAEGVHVVHTWEEAVAKGAELATKMEADSVAVAGGAEIYALALPQVQSIFLTKVQAEPEGDAVFPDFDRSQFRETRREDHPKGGDDEHSFTFIDLERRR from the coding sequence ATGACCCTTCCCCTCATCCTCGTCGTCGCGGTGGCCGAGAACGGCGTCATCGGCCGGGACAATCAGTTGCTTTGGCGGCTGAAGACCGATCTCGGGCGTTTCCGCAGGCTCACCATGGGCAAGCCTATGATCATGGGGCGCAAGACCTTCCAATCCATCGGCAAGCCCCTGCCAGGGCGTGAGACTATTGTTCTGACCCGCGATGCCGGGTTTGCAGCTGAGGGCGTGCATGTGGTCCATACCTGGGAGGAAGCGGTCGCCAAGGGGGCCGAGCTGGCGACCAAAATGGAAGCCGATTCCGTCGCCGTTGCGGGAGGGGCAGAGATCTATGCCCTGGCCCTGCCGCAGGTGCAGAGCATATTCCTGACGAAGGTTCAGGCCGAACCCGAGGGCGATGCCGTCTTTCCGGACTTCGATCGGTCACAGTTCCGCGAGACGAGGCGGGAAGATCATCCGAAGGGGGGCGACGACGAGCATTCGTTTACCTTTATTGATCTCGAAAGGCGTCGCTGA
- a CDS encoding DUF2293 domain-containing protein: MTRREAIESAVRILAPRIPRHEFDAVTDHALGSRGLYTATPEVAAWLSLTAYIRHRLTDYDELLDDGYDAESARFFVLDDMNGVLEEWGSPRRVSGEEGE; the protein is encoded by the coding sequence ATGACGCGGCGCGAGGCCATCGAAAGCGCCGTGCGCATCCTCGCGCCGCGTATCCCACGCCATGAATTCGACGCCGTCACGGACCATGCCCTCGGCAGCCGCGGCCTCTACACGGCTACTCCCGAGGTGGCGGCCTGGCTGTCGCTGACGGCCTATATCCGGCACCGGCTGACCGATTACGACGAGCTTCTCGACGACGGCTACGACGCCGAGAGCGCCCGCTTCTTCGTGCTCGACGATATGAACGGGGTTCTAGAGGAATGGGGCTCGCCAAGGCGGGTCTCGGGGGAGGAGGGCGAGTGA
- a CDS encoding AbrB/MazE/SpoVT family DNA-binding domain-containing protein, whose product MTVEVKVTQVGSSLGVVLPRSVLDRLKVGKGDHLHVVETATGIILTPLDPEVQEQLKAMDEVIVEYRETLDALSK is encoded by the coding sequence ATGACGGTTGAAGTCAAGGTTACCCAGGTTGGCTCGTCGCTCGGCGTCGTGCTTCCCAGATCCGTCCTCGACCGCCTGAAGGTCGGAAAGGGTGACCATCTGCATGTGGTTGAGACCGCGACAGGAATCATTCTGACACCGCTCGATCCAGAGGTGCAGGAACAGTTGAAGGCGATGGACGAGGTCATCGTCGAGTATCGCGAAACGCTCGATGCCCTCTCCAAATGA